One window of the Corynebacterium glutamicum ATCC 13032 genome contains the following:
- a CDS encoding C4-dicarboxylate transporter DctA, translating into MDSNTESSSVEVKNEHIKVQKPPKKDRTHWLYIAVIIALIGGITLGLISPELGKEFKILGTMFVSLIKMIIAPVIFCTIVIGIGSVKAAATVGRAGGIALAYFITMSTFALAVGLLVGNFIQPGSGLNISVDEESSFASTESSPEGLLGFIHSIIPETFFSAFTDGSVLQVLFIAILVGFAAQSMGEKGQPILDFVSHLQKLIFKILNWILWLAPVGAFGAMAGVVGETGFDAVVQLGILILAFYVTCVIFIFGVLGAVLKVFTGVNIFKLVKYLAKEFLLIFATSSSESALPNLMRKMEHIGVAKPTVGIVVPTGYSFNLDGTAIYLTMASIFIADAMNMPMSLGEQVGLLVFMIIASKGAAGVSGAGIATLAAGLSSHRPELLHGVDVIVGIDKFMSEARALTNFAGNSVATLLVGKWTGTVDMNQVHDVLNGKSPFVELEEDH; encoded by the coding sequence ATGGATTCAAACACAGAATCTTCAAGTGTTGAGGTCAAAAACGAACACATTAAAGTTCAAAAGCCGCCGAAGAAGGACCGCACTCACTGGCTCTACATTGCGGTCATTATCGCATTGATTGGCGGTATTACCCTAGGCCTGATTTCACCGGAGTTGGGCAAAGAATTCAAGATTTTGGGCACCATGTTTGTGTCCTTGATCAAGATGATTATCGCTCCAGTTATTTTCTGCACCATCGTCATCGGAATCGGTTCAGTCAAGGCAGCGGCAACAGTCGGACGCGCTGGTGGCATCGCCCTTGCGTACTTCATCACGATGTCCACATTCGCACTCGCAGTTGGCCTGCTAGTCGGTAACTTCATCCAGCCAGGTAGCGGACTGAACATCTCAGTTGATGAAGAATCTTCATTCGCATCCACAGAGAGCAGCCCTGAAGGACTCTTGGGATTCATCCACTCGATCATCCCTGAAACGTTCTTCTCTGCATTTACTGATGGTTCGGTGCTGCAGGTACTGTTCATCGCCATCCTCGTGGGCTTTGCAGCTCAGTCGATGGGTGAAAAGGGACAGCCCATCCTTGATTTCGTATCCCATCTGCAGAAGCTCATCTTCAAGATTTTGAACTGGATTCTGTGGCTCGCCCCAGTCGGTGCATTCGGTGCAATGGCCGGCGTCGTTGGCGAAACAGGCTTTGATGCCGTTGTTCAGCTCGGTATTTTGATCCTCGCCTTTTACGTCACCTGCGTGATCTTCATCTTTGGCGTGCTGGGCGCCGTACTGAAGGTGTTCACCGGCGTGAATATCTTCAAGCTGGTCAAGTACCTTGCCAAGGAATTCCTGCTGATCTTTGCTACCTCATCCTCTGAATCTGCCTTGCCAAACCTCATGCGCAAGATGGAACACATCGGTGTGGCTAAACCAACCGTCGGAATCGTGGTCCCAACCGGCTATTCCTTCAACTTGGACGGCACCGCAATTTACCTCACCATGGCATCTATCTTCATTGCCGACGCGATGAATATGCCGATGAGCCTCGGCGAGCAGGTCGGTCTGCTTGTCTTCATGATCATCGCATCCAAGGGCGCTGCTGGTGTCTCGGGTGCCGGTATTGCAACGTTGGCTGCCGGATTGTCTTCACACCGCCCAGAACTTCTGCACGGCGTTGACGTGATTGTGGGCATCGATAAATTCATGTCTGAAGCCCGCGCACTAACCAACTTCGCCGGAAACTCCGTGGCAACACTGCTGGTCGGCAAGTGGACTGGCACCGTGGACATGAACCAAGTCCATGACGTTTTGAATGGAAAATCTCCATTTGTGGAGTTAGAAGAAGACCACTAG
- a CDS encoding phosphoribosylaminoimidazolesuccinocarboxamide synthase: MRPELSQYKHLSAGKVREIYEIDDKHILMVASDRISAYDFILDTEIPDKGRVLTAMSQFFFDTIDFPNHLAGPADDPRIPEEVLGRAMVCKKLNMLPFECVVRGYLTGSGLVEYKQTSSVCGVELPEGLVESSQLPEPIFTPATKADIGDHDINVSFDVVEERLGEARANQLRDASIAIYKAAAEIARDRGVILADTKFEFGIDEDGTLVLGDEVLTPDSSRYWPLEGYEAGSVQPSFDKQFVRNWLTGPKSGWDKDSGLEPPALPGSVVEATRERYIEAYELISGQKFCQWIGSCV; this comes from the coding sequence ATGCGTCCTGAACTCTCCCAGTACAAGCACCTGTCGGCAGGCAAGGTCCGTGAGATCTACGAGATCGACGACAAGCACATCCTCATGGTGGCTTCCGATCGTATCTCTGCATACGATTTCATCCTCGATACCGAAATTCCAGACAAGGGTCGAGTGCTCACTGCGATGAGCCAGTTCTTCTTCGACACCATCGATTTTCCTAATCACCTTGCAGGTCCCGCTGATGATCCACGTATCCCAGAAGAAGTTTTGGGACGAGCAATGGTGTGCAAGAAGCTCAACATGCTTCCTTTTGAATGCGTGGTTCGTGGATACCTCACTGGCTCTGGACTTGTTGAATACAAGCAGACCAGCTCCGTGTGTGGAGTTGAGCTCCCAGAAGGCCTCGTTGAATCTTCTCAGCTGCCTGAGCCAATCTTTACCCCAGCCACCAAGGCTGACATCGGCGACCACGACATCAATGTCTCCTTTGACGTTGTTGAAGAACGTCTCGGCGAAGCTCGTGCGAACCAGTTGCGCGATGCCTCTATTGCTATTTACAAGGCTGCTGCTGAGATCGCCCGTGACCGTGGCGTCATCCTTGCCGACACCAAATTTGAGTTCGGCATCGATGAAGATGGCACCCTCGTGCTTGGTGATGAAGTCCTTACCCCAGATTCCTCCCGCTACTGGCCTTTGGAAGGCTATGAAGCAGGATCTGTGCAACCAAGCTTTGATAAGCAATTCGTGCGCAACTGGCTCACCGGCCCTAAATCTGGCTGGGACAAGGATTCCGGCTTGGAGCCACCAGCTCTGCCAGGTTCCGTTGTTGAGGCAACCCGCGAGCGCTACATCGAGGCCTACGAGCTGATTTCTGGTCAGAAGTTCTGCCAGTGGATTGGTTCTTGCGTCTAA
- a CDS encoding S9 family peptidase, which yields MSERLNAPQAPIHPITRTHHGIDFVDNYEWLRDKESQETLDYLEAENAFTKQETEQLATLRDNIYEEIKSRVKETDMSIPVRAGKHWYYSRTEEGKSYGYSCRIPVTEGSDAWTPPVIPEGEPAQGETIIMDANELAEGHEFFSMGASSVTTSGRYLAYSTDVTGEERFTLRIKDLETGELLPDTLTGIFYGATWVGEEYLFYQRVDDAWRPDTVWRHKVGTPVEEDVLVYHEPDERYSTWVGTTRSEKFILFGCASKITSEVRVLPFDQPEGTPEVLIPRAEGVEYDVDHAVVDGSDIWLVTHNAEGPNFSVGWAGVDKLNSLDALAPLVAHKDDVRIEGVDTYRDFIILGYRSGAIGQVAIMKLIDGTFGDFQQLEFDEEIYTVASGGNPEWDAPVIRLSYGSFTTPAQLFNYWIESGERTLLKQQEVLGGYKPSDYVASRLWVTAKDGAQIPVSLVHRTDLDVSKPNPTLLYGYGSYESSIDPGFSIARLSLMDRGMIFAIAHVRGGGEMGRGWYDNGKTTTKKNTFTDFIDVADALIEQKISAPEMLVAEGGSAGGMLMGAIANMAGDRFKAIEANVPFVDPLTSMLMPELPLTVIEWDEWGDPLHDKDVYEYMASYAPYENIEAKNYPNILAVTSLNDTRVLYVEPAKWVAQLRATATGGEFLLKTEMVAGHGGVSGRYEKWRETAFEYGWLINQATGVTE from the coding sequence ATGTCTGAACGCCTAAACGCTCCGCAAGCACCAATCCATCCCATCACCCGAACCCACCACGGTATTGATTTCGTAGACAACTATGAATGGCTGAGGGATAAAGAATCCCAAGAAACCTTGGACTACCTGGAGGCGGAGAATGCGTTCACCAAGCAGGAGACTGAACAGCTAGCCACACTGCGGGACAACATCTATGAAGAGATTAAGTCACGCGTTAAAGAAACCGACATGTCCATCCCAGTGCGTGCCGGAAAGCACTGGTATTACTCTCGCACTGAAGAAGGCAAGAGCTACGGCTATTCCTGCCGCATTCCAGTGACTGAAGGGTCGGATGCATGGACCCCTCCTGTTATCCCTGAGGGTGAGCCAGCGCAGGGTGAAACCATCATCATGGATGCCAACGAGTTGGCAGAAGGCCACGAATTCTTCTCCATGGGTGCATCATCTGTCACCACCTCTGGCCGCTACCTTGCGTATTCCACCGATGTCACGGGCGAAGAGCGCTTTACGTTGCGCATCAAGGATCTAGAAACTGGCGAGCTGCTTCCTGATACCCTGACTGGCATTTTCTACGGTGCTACTTGGGTGGGGGAGGAGTACCTCTTTTACCAGCGCGTTGATGATGCGTGGCGTCCAGATACTGTGTGGCGCCACAAGGTGGGTACCCCGGTTGAAGAAGACGTGTTGGTGTACCACGAGCCTGATGAACGTTATTCCACCTGGGTGGGCACCACTCGTTCAGAAAAGTTCATCCTTTTTGGTTGCGCCTCCAAGATCACCTCTGAAGTCCGCGTGCTTCCTTTCGACCAGCCAGAGGGCACCCCTGAGGTGCTGATTCCGCGCGCGGAGGGTGTGGAATACGACGTCGATCATGCAGTCGTAGACGGCTCCGATATTTGGTTGGTCACACACAACGCCGAGGGCCCGAACTTTTCGGTGGGGTGGGCTGGCGTCGACAAGCTCAATTCTTTGGACGCGCTGGCGCCACTCGTCGCGCACAAGGATGACGTGCGCATTGAGGGTGTCGATACCTACCGCGATTTCATCATCCTGGGCTACAGGTCCGGCGCGATCGGCCAGGTCGCGATCATGAAGCTTATCGACGGAACCTTCGGCGATTTCCAACAGCTGGAATTTGACGAGGAAATCTACACCGTCGCATCGGGCGGAAACCCAGAATGGGACGCCCCCGTCATTCGCCTTTCTTACGGATCATTCACCACCCCGGCGCAGCTGTTTAACTACTGGATTGAATCCGGCGAACGCACGCTGCTGAAGCAGCAGGAAGTGCTCGGCGGATACAAGCCGTCAGACTATGTGGCCTCCCGATTGTGGGTCACTGCGAAAGATGGCGCGCAGATTCCAGTGTCCTTGGTGCACCGCACCGACCTGGATGTATCCAAGCCCAACCCCACGTTGCTCTACGGCTATGGTTCCTACGAATCATCCATTGATCCAGGCTTCTCTATCGCGCGTTTGTCACTGATGGATCGTGGCATGATTTTTGCGATTGCCCACGTTCGTGGCGGTGGCGAAATGGGTCGTGGCTGGTACGACAACGGCAAAACCACCACGAAGAAAAACACCTTCACCGACTTCATTGATGTTGCCGACGCCCTCATCGAGCAGAAGATTTCTGCCCCTGAAATGCTGGTTGCAGAAGGCGGCTCAGCTGGTGGCATGCTCATGGGCGCCATTGCCAACATGGCCGGTGACCGCTTCAAGGCGATCGAAGCCAACGTGCCATTCGTCGATCCGCTGACCTCTATGCTCATGCCGGAACTGCCACTGACGGTTATCGAATGGGATGAGTGGGGCGATCCACTCCACGATAAGGACGTCTATGAATACATGGCGTCGTATGCCCCATATGAAAACATCGAGGCAAAGAACTACCCCAATATCTTGGCCGTAACATCGCTCAACGACACCCGAGTGTTGTACGTCGAACCAGCCAAATGGGTAGCGCAGCTTCGGGCGACTGCAACCGGTGGAGAATTCCTTCTGAAAACTGAAATGGTTGCCGGACACGGCGGTGTGTCAGGACGCTACGAAAAGTGGCGTGAGACTGCATTTGAGTACGGCTGGTTGATCAACCAAGCAACCGGTGTGACCGAATAA
- a CDS encoding DUF2334 domain-containing protein has product MSGRLLVSVSSIFDQTRSAADRLISDLRADGIEVSLLVAPRIDGDWRLAKDKGTLAWMEQQRERGHELILNGFDQAVQGRRSEFANLERHEARLRLTGAIRQMQKIGFEFQIFAPPRWRMSEGTFAVLPEFDFNVAASTRGLHNLDTGEFLACRNLSVGEGFGAAKWWRKNVIKAVTRGAEKGNTVRLSASARNLTNPKVAADFREAALAALDLGAQVQTYSQAAAQLA; this is encoded by the coding sequence ATGTCCGGCCGTCTTCTTGTTTCAGTTTCTAGTATTTTCGACCAGACCCGATCGGCGGCTGACAGGCTCATTTCAGACCTGCGAGCCGACGGCATCGAGGTCTCATTACTTGTCGCACCCCGCATCGATGGGGACTGGCGTCTCGCCAAAGACAAAGGGACCCTCGCGTGGATGGAACAACAACGCGAACGCGGCCACGAACTCATCCTCAACGGTTTCGACCAAGCAGTTCAGGGACGTCGCTCAGAATTCGCCAACCTTGAACGGCACGAAGCACGTCTTCGCCTTACCGGTGCCATTAGGCAAATGCAGAAAATTGGCTTCGAATTCCAAATCTTTGCCCCACCTCGTTGGAGAATGTCAGAAGGCACCTTCGCGGTACTCCCAGAATTTGATTTCAACGTCGCCGCCTCGACCAGGGGATTACATAACCTCGACACCGGCGAATTCTTGGCGTGTAGAAACCTCTCCGTGGGTGAAGGTTTTGGTGCTGCAAAATGGTGGCGCAAGAATGTCATCAAGGCTGTCACTCGTGGAGCGGAAAAAGGAAATACAGTGCGCTTGTCCGCATCGGCGCGAAATCTCACCAACCCTAAAGTCGCAGCTGACTTCCGGGAAGCTGCATTAGCTGCCTTGGATTTGGGTGCTCAGGTGCAAACCTATTCTCAGGCGGCCGCACAACTGGCCTAG